The sequence below is a genomic window from Lysobacter capsici.
GGTTCTAAGTAATTCTAAATTTTGCGTAGTCGCCGATGTCCGGAGATCTTCCGGGCATCCGGTTTGTTTATCTCGTTACTCGCTTGATGTCGTTGCTTGCCTGATGTCGTTACTTGTCTGATGTCATTACTTACCTGATTTGGTCATTCGCTTGGCACCCGAAGCGACGGACTACCCGCATCGACGACCCCACCCACCGTCATTCCCGCGAACGCGGGAATCCAGCGACTTTCGCGAAAGCGCACGAAGTCTCGCGAAAGCCTTCGCACTCATAGAGCAAAGTCACTGGATTCCCGCGTTCGCGGGAATGACGATTTGGGAGATCACGAGTGCGCCCATCTACAGCGCTCAAGCATCGAGCCCCCTGTGCAGCCTATGCGGCCGCATGCACGCACCAGAACGACACGTCGTCGCTCCAAACACACAACCCAAACAAAAAGCCGCCCTGCACAGCAAGGCGGCTTTCGGCGACACAAATAAAAAGCCCCGCAGGCAGGGGGGGCCGGCGGGGCTGGTGGAGCGTGCCCTGGGGAGGGGGCGTTCGCTCCGGGGGATCACTCCAGGGGAGGGAGAGATCGGCGACAGACGTTGCATCTGTCGCGACCTATATGACCACCTGGCACATGGATAGTTCGTGAAGATCAGAGTTAATAAATTGTTGGATTCAGGACCGATTCATTCTACCAAACCCAGCAAAATCAAGGCTTTCACGATATTTAATGCGCTTCGTCCCAGTTAATACCGATACCGGTGTCAACAACCAGGGGAACGCGAAGTGTGGCCGCGGTCGCCATCCGCTGCGTGGCCTGGGCGATCAAGGTATCGGCAAATGCGCTGTCGACCTCGAACACCAGTTCGTCGTGTACCTGCAGGATCATCTTGGCACGGTCGGCGTGCTGTGACAGCCAGCCGTCGATGTCGATCATCGCGCGCTTGATGATGTCGGCCGCGGTGCCCTGCATCGGCGCGTTGATCGCGGCGCGTTCGGCGCCCGCGCGCAGGCCCTGGTTCGACGCCTTGATGTTCTCCAGATACAGGCGACGGCCGAACACGGTTTCGACATAGCCCTTGTCGCGCGCGTCCTGACGGGTGCGCTCCATGAAATCGCGCACGCCCGGATAGCGGCTGAAATACAGGGCGATGTAGTCCTGCGCTTCGCCGCGACCGATGCCGAGCTGACGCGCCAGGCCGAACGCGCTCATGCCGTACATCAGGCCGAAGTTGATCGCCTTGGCCGCGCGCCGTTCGTTCGAGCTGACCTCGTCGAGCGACTTCTTGCCGAACACTTCGGCCGCGGTCGCGCGATGCACGTCGGCGCCCGACTCGAACGCGCGCACCAGGCCCGGGTCTTCCGACAGGTGGGCCATGATCCGCAGTTCGATCTGCGAGTAGTCGCAGGCGACCAGACGCCGCCCTTCCGGCGCGACGAACGCGCGACGGATGCGGCGGCCGTCGTCGGTGCGGATCGGAATGTTCTGCAGGTTCGGATCGCTCGACGCCAAGCGCCCGGTCGCTGCGCCGGCCTGGTGATAACTGGTGTGGACGCGGCCGGTATGCGGATTGACCATCTCCGACAGTTTGTCGGTGTAGGTGCTGCGCAGTTTCGCCAGCCCGCGGTATTCCAGGATCACCCGCGGCAGTTCGTGCTGATCGGCGATCGCTTCGAGCGCTTCTTCGTTGGTGCTCGGCTGGCCGGTCGGGGTCTTCACCAGCACCGGCAGCTTGAGTTCGTCGAACAACAGCGCCTGCAATTGCTTGGGCGAATCCAGGTTGAAGGTGCGCCCGGCCAGTTCGGTCGCCTTGATCTGCGCGGCGAGCATGCGCTTGCCCAGGTCCTGCGATTGCCGGCGCAGTTCGTCGCCGTCGATCATCACCCCGTTGGCCTCGATGCGTTCGAGCACCGGCACCAGCGGCATTTCGATCTCGCGGTAGACCTTTTCCAGCTCCGGCTCGGCGGCCAGACGCGCGCCGAGCACACGGTGCAGGCGCAAGGTCACGTCGGCGTCTTCGGCGGCGTACTTGGTCGCATCGTCGAGGGCGACCTGCGAGAACAGGATCTGCTTGGCGCCCTTGCCGGCGACATCGGCGTACTTGATCGTGTCGTAGCCCAGATAGCGCTTGGCCAGCGAGTCCATGTCGTGGCGGCTGCCGGTGGCGTTGTAGACGAAGCTCTCCAGCATGGTGTCGTCGGCGTAGCCGAGCACGTCCACGCCGTGACGGCGCAGGATGTGCAGGTCGTACTTGCCGTGCTGGCCGAGCTTGCGCCGCGCCGGGTCGGCGAACACCGGCCGCAACGCATCGAGCACCGCCGCGCGATCGAGCTGCGCCGGCACCCCGGGATAATCGTGGGCCAGCGGGATATACACCGCGCGACCGGGTTGCGTCGCGAAACTCAGCCCGACCAGATTGGCCATCATCGGGTCGAGCGAATCGGTTTCGCTGTCGAAGGCGAACTCCTCGCTCGATTGCAGCGCCGCGACCAGCGCGTCGAGCTGTTCCTGGGTGACGATCGCCTCGTACTCGCCCTTCGCCGACAGCGCGGCATCCGGCGTTTCACTCGCCGCGTTGGAACGCGCATGCCCGGCGGCGGTCGCGCGCAGGCCGGCGCGGTCGGCGGCGATCTCGTTGGCGGTGGTGGCGGCCGCGCCTTCGATCTCGCGCAGCGCCTGCTTGAAGCCGTAGCGCGCGTACAAACCGCGCAGCGCCTCGGTGTCGCGCTCGCGCAGGGCGAGCTGCTGCGGGCCGCGGTCGAGCTCGACGTCGGTCTTGATCGTGGTCAGCTGGCGATTGAGCGGCAACCGCCCCAGCGCCGCGCGCAGGTTCTCGCCGATCTTGCCCTTGATCTGATCGGCGTGTGCGATCACGCCTTCCAGGCTGTCGTACTCGGCCAGCCACTTGGCCGCGGTCTTCGGCCCGCATTTCTCCACGCCGGGCACGTTGTCGACGCTGTCGCCCATCAGCGAGAGCAGGTCGACGATCTGGTTCGGACGCACGCCGAACTTGGCGATCACCGCCTCGTCGGAATCCATGCGGCTGCCGCTCATGGTGTTGACCAGCACCACGCCGGGCCGCACCAGTTGGGCGAAGTCCTTGTCGCCGGTGGAAATGGTGACGTCGATCGCATCGCCGGCCGCGCGCAGCGCGAGCGTGCCGATCACGTCGTCGGCCTCGACCCCGTCGATGCGCAGGATCGGGATGCCCAGGGCCTCGACGATCTCGCACATCGGCAGCACCTGGGCGCGCAGATCGTCGGGCATCGGCGGACGATTGGCCTTGTACTGCGGGTCCAGGTCGTCGCGGAAGGTCTTGCCGGGCGCGTCGACGACGAAGGCCACGTAGTCGGGGCGTTCGGCCAGGGTCGAGCGCAGCATGTTGACCACGCCGAACAGCGCGCCGGTGGGATGCCCATCAGGGGCTGTTAGGTCTCTACCTTGCGCTTTGAAAGCGTGATAGGCGCGATAGAGATAGCCGGAACCATCGATCAGGACGAGTCTTTTCATGCCCGCGATTCTACGCTGCCCGGTCGCCGGGTCTGCGAATGCGGCCGGCTCGCGGCCCGACTGCCGCCAATGAATGCGGGCGCGATCCGCGGCGCGCCCGGACCGCCAAACCGATGCACACGCTTAACGCAGCCGCGGCGTATGCTGAGACCCTGATACACGGAGAATCGCCATGCGCGCCCCACTCGCATCGCCGCACGCCCCATCCGGCCGCCTGCGCCGCCTCGCCCCCGTCCTGACCGCGCTCGCGGCCGCCGCCCTGATGGCCGGCTGCGCCAGCATGGGCGGCGCGAGCGACGACCCGACCGCCGCGCTCAAGGGCGCCGAGGTCTACACCCACAGCGTCGAGAACGGCGACACCGTCGAGGAATACCGGGTCGGCGGCCAGCTGCGCGCGGTCAAGGTCACCCCGTCGCGCGGCCCGGTCTATTACCTGGTCGACAACGACGGCGACGGCCGCCTCGACAGCAGCAAGGGCGAAGGCACGGTGTCGCCGGTGTATTACAAACTCTTCAGTTGGTGATGTCCGGCAGGCCGGGTTCGACGCGCGGCGCCCACATCATGCCGAGCCGGCGTTGCGCCGGTTCGCGCCCCGGTTTCTGATACGACCTCTCCGATCCTATTTCTCTATCTGCAATGACCGCCGCCGAAATCCGCACCATCGTCGGCGACACCGAACTGCGCGCGGTCTGGCCGGTGGTGTCGCAACTGCGCCCCGAATTCGACGAGGCGCGCTTCCTCGCCCAGATGCACCGCCAGATCGCCGAAGGCTGCCGCGCGACGGTGGCCTACGACGCCCAGGGCGTGCCGCGCGCGTTCGCGTGCTGGCGGGTCATGGAGATGCTCGCGGTGGGCTTGCACGTGTACGTCGACGACCTGATCACCGACGAAGCCGTGCGCGGCCAAGGCTACGGCAAGGCGATGCTGGACTGGCTCAAGGCCGAAGCCAAACGGCTGGGCTGCGTGCGGCTGCAGCTCGACTCCGGCACGCACCGACAGGACGCGCATGCGTTTTACCTGCGCGAACGGTTGCGGATCGAGGCGTTTCATTTTGGGGTGAAGCTGGATTGAGCGCGGCCATACAGTCCGGTAGCTGATCGGCCGCTCGCCTGCGTTGTCGCTTGAGCCGGCCGACTTACTCGGACGACAACGACTTTTGCAGGAACAAGCGCTGGCGTCCCGGCGGAAAGTCATGCAGCCGGCCGAATTCGCGATAGCCGTGCTTGAGGTAGAAACCTTCGGCCTGCCAGTCGAAGGTGTCCAGATGAACCTGACGCGCGCCCCATTCGCGGGCGCGCCGCTCGGCCTGGAGCAACAACGCGGCGCCCAGACCGCGGCCGCGCGCGGCCTGCTCGACCCACAGCACTTCCAGGTGTAGCCAGCCCAGGCCGACATAGCCGACCACGCCGCCGATCACGCGGCCGTCGGCATCGCGCGCGGCCAGCCACAGCGATCTGAACTCGTACGCGCCGATGATCTCGCTGTTGAAACCGCGCAGGCCGGCGCAAATCGCTTCGGCCTCCGATTCGCTGGCGGTTTCTATGCGCGATTGCGGCGCGGCGGCATGGGTGGTGGTCGGATCGTCTGGATGCATATTGCAAAACCTTGGGCTGGGATCGATCAGGCTCCGACTCAACCGGCGGGTTCGGATTGCGCGGCGGCCTGGGTCTGCGTGTTCGCCGATGCCGCATCGGGCTTGGCGCTGACCGACGCGGGCTTGTTGCGATACCGCTCGAACCACCCCAGCGTATTGAGCACCTGCGCGAGCGTTTCGCTCGGCCGCGCGCCGATCCCATGCGAGGCGCCGGGGATGCGGATCATCGCGCTGTCGACGCGATGCAGCTTGAGCGCGGTGTAGTACTGCTCGGTTTCCGAGATCGGCGTGCGGTAGTCGCTTTCGCCGGTGATCAGCATGGTCGGGGTGGTGACGTTGCCGACATAGGCCAGCGGCGAGCGCTTCCAGTAGTTTTCCTGGGCCTGCCACGGCGGGCCGGGGAACCAGTGCTGGGTGATGTATGACGGGCCGTCGGAGGTCAGCGCGAAACTGGTCCAGTTGATCACCGGCTTGGCCACGACCGCGGCGCGGAATCGATCGGTGTGGCCGACGATCCACGCGGTCAGCACGCCACCGCCGGAACCGCCGGTGACGTACAACTGTTGCGGGTCGACGTAACCCTTGGCGATGGTCGCGTCGACCGCGCTCATCAGATCGTCGTAATCGTGGCTGGGATAGTTCTGGTGGATGTAGTCGGCGAAGGCCTGGCCGTAACTGGTGCTGCCGCGCGGGTTCACGTACAGCACCACGTAGCCGGCGGCGGCGTACAACTGGGTTTCCACGGCGAAACGCGGGCCGTAGTTCGCGTACGGGCCGCCATGGATTTCCAGCAGCAGCGGATAGCGCTTGCCGGCTTCGAACTGCGGCGGCTTGACGATCCAGCCCTGCACCGACAAACCGTCGGCCGAGGACTTGGTCCACAAGGTTTCGACCTCGCCCAGGCGCTTGCGCGCGAGCGAATCGGCATTGAGGTCGGTCAATACCCGCGACTTGCCGCCGCGCGCCACCACCGCCACGTCGGCCATGCGCGACGCGCTGCCGTGGGTGTAGGCGACGCGGCCGCCGCCGACCGAAAAGCTGCCGCCCGGGTACGGCCGGCCGACCGCGGTACCGCCGACATCGTCGCTGACCGATTCGACCGCGCCGCCGCTCGCGCCGATCCAGCCCAGATGGCTCACGCCTTCGCGGTCGTAGCCGAAATACAGCCCGCGTCCCTGGCTGTCCCAGCGCGGATTTTCGATCTCGTAGTCGAACCGTTCGGTCAACGCGCGCGAAGCGCCGCTGTCGAGATCGAGCACGTACAGATGCGCGACCTGATAGCCGAGCTTGCGATCGTCGTAACCCAGGTAGGCCAGTTGACGGCCATCCGGCGACAGCGTCGGCGACACGTCCGGGCCGCGCCGGTCGGTGAGTGCCACGGTCGCGCCGCTGGCCACGTCGACACGGTAGATGTCCTGGTCGATCGGGTGGTAGTCGGCCTCGGGGCCGCGGTTGGACACCACGTACAGCGAGCGGCCGTCGCGGCTCCACACCGGGGTGGATTCGTAATCGAAATCGCCCTGGGTGATCTGGCGCGGCGTGCCGCCATCGGCCGGCATCACGAACACGTGCTCATAGCCCGGCTTGAGATAGCCGGCGCCGTCGGCGCGGTAGTTCATCCGGTCGATCAGCTTGACCCCGTCGGCCCACTGCGCGCCCTCGGGCTTGTCCGGCAGCTTGGCCAGCGGCGTGGTGTCGGCGGCGACGTGCTGGGTGAACGCGATCCAGCGTCCGTCCGGCGACCACGCCAGGTTCGACGGGCCTTCGCTCAAGCGGCTGATCGGCGACTGCTGGCCGCTGTCCATCCAGCGCACCCAGATCTGCGCCGAACCGTCGCGGTCGGACACCCAGGCGATCCGGTCGCCGCTGGGCGACCACACCGCGGCGCCGTCGCCGTACGCGCCGCTGGTCAGCGGCCGCTGCTTGCCGCTGTCGGCGTCGATCAACCACAGATTGCTGCGCCGCCGGTCCTTCATGATGTCGAAGAACTTGCGCTGATAGACGATGCGGCGGCCGTCGGGCGACATCGACGGCGCGTCGGCCCATTCCAGGTCGAACAGGTCCTTGGGTTGCAGATTGCGCGGGTCGGCGTGCAGGTCGGCGGCGCGCGCCGGCGATACGGACGACGGCAGCACGCACAGGGCGAGCGCGGCGGCGAAGACGAAACGTGCGGACATCGGTGGGTCCCGTTCGGCAGGCATGAACCCGCAGCCTAGGCCGGCGGCGGTTGCCGCTCCCAGTGTCGTTGGTCGTGCCCGGACGCATGCGCGGGCCGACGGCACACGCGCGCGACGCAACAGGCTGCTAGGGTGGGCCGAGTCCACAGGGGGACGGCGTAGGGAGGATGTCGATGGCTCGTGCTCGCGCATTGCATCGTGTCGCCAGCGGCTGGCTGGCCGTCGGCCTGGCCCTGCTGCTCGCCGGCTGCGGCGAACCCGCCGCGAACGTGTCGGCGCCCAAGCCCTACGACCGGCTCGGCGTCCACGTGCAACTTCCGGGCAACTGGAAAGTCAGCGACGACCAGCGCGTCGCCGGCTCGCATTACCTGACCGTGGAAAGCCCCGGCTCGGCGATCTTCATCGCGATCGTGCAGGCCGACCGCGGACTGGAACTGGAAACTTTCGCCCGCGATTTTTCCGCCGAGGCCGACAAGCAGACGCCGTCGGTGCTGCGCCGCGAAACCCGCTTCGATCTGTCGGGCTTCACCGAAGGCACGATCCGCGAGCACTACACCGTGAGCCTGGCCGGCGTGAAGGTTCCACACCTGCGCGAGTACCGCAAGATCACCGGCGCGCATCGCAGCGCGTTCCTGATCACCCAGAGCGCGGACGAGGACCTGGCCCAGACTCAGCCGGGGTTCGACTTGCTGGTGAAGTCGTTCAAGCTCACGGACAGGTGAAGCGAGGAACGAGCGCAGAACCGTGAGAAACGAGCAACAGCGGCTCTTGCTCGTTCCTCACTCCTGTGCACGCTTTTCTCTGCTCCCGGGCCTTAACCCGAGCAGCGACTGCGCAAGCCCAAGGCCTGCGCGATACCACGCCAGTCAAACGCGCCGACCGCCTGATCGTCGTGGACCGCATAGAACACGCCGTCGGGGAAACGCACCGAGCCGTTCTGCTGCAGCCACACGCCGTCGGTATTGCCGACGGTCTTGCCGGCGAAAGCGCCCAGGTGGCGCAGGCTGACGCGGTCGAACACATGGAACACGCTGCGATCCTTGAACTGATCGGTGGCGATCCAGTAGCCGCTGCCGTCCTCGCATTGCCACAGCGCGATGCCTTCGGCCTGGGCCTTGAACAGGTCCTGGCCGATGGTCTGGCCGCGATAACGGCCGTCGAGCGTGTAGTCGCGCACTGCGGTGCCGGTGGAGAGATCTTCCTCGGCGATCAGCAGGCGGTCGTTCGCGGGATCACCCCAGATCGACTCGGGTACGCGGATCGCACCGGCGGCGCTGGTGTCGCCGAAGGCCGCGACATGCTGCGCGACCGGCGTCGCGGCGCCGAGTTGCAGTCGATACCGCTGCATGCGCCGGCCGAGTTGCTCCAGCGGCGGCGGGATTTCGTTGCCGTCGGCATCCTCGCCGGCCATGTAGGCGTCGGTGACGATCACTTCGATTTGCTGCGGGCCGAGCGCGCGCACCCACAATCCGTACGGCTGCTGCAATTGCTGCTGGCCGAAACTCATCAGCGCGCGCAACTGCGGCGTGCGCGTGTCGGCGACCCCGACTTCGCGGCTGGCCGCGGCCGGCATCGACAGCGACAGCACCTGCACGCGGCGATTGTCGCGTTCGACCACGAAGGCCAGATCGCCGAGCACGGCGATGCCGTTGGGCCGGCGGAATTCGCCGAGCGCATCGCCTTCGCGACCGAAGCGGCCGACCGCGCGGCCATCGTCGCCGTCGTAGATCGTCAGCGCGCCGCCCTGCTTGGCCGTCGCCAGCAGCCACAAACGGCCGTTGGGCGCGCGCCACACCGCGGGCGAATCGATGTTGTCCTGCTGCGTGGCCGGGGTCACGAAGGCTTCTTCGACGACCTGGTGCGCCACGCCGGAACGCGACAGCAGCGGATCGGTGTCGGCGCCACCACGCTCGTCGGGTTCGCGCTCGACCAGCGGTTTGGATGGATCCGATGCGCGCGGCGACTCGGGCGTCGCGCAAGCAGACAGCGCCAGCAGCACCGGCAGAAGTGCAGACACACAGACAGTTGGACGCATCGACGTGCTCGAATTCACAGGAGTCCCCAGCGGCTGTTATAGAACCGTCACATGCATAATTGATGACAGATCGCGCCGCGGCAGCGAACGAAAAAACCACGAAGCGCAGCGGCCGTCATCGTCCTGCCATTGCCCGGACTTACAACGTTCGCCATCTCTTCACCGGCGAACACCATGCGCAGTCCGCGACGTCACAGGGTCCACCATCGCGCACTCGGCGCTGCATTGCTGGCCGCGCTCGCGAGTCCGGCGCTTGCGATCGAAGCGACCGTGCCCGGCGCCGGCGGCAGCGCCGATCCGGCCACCGAACTCGATCGCGTCACCGTCACCGGCGACATCGCCTACCGCGACCGCAGCGATGCGACCGCGCCGACCCTGAGCTACGGCCTGGACTATTTCCAGCGCTTCGAACCGCTGACCGTCGGCGACATGCTCAAGCGCGTGCCGAGCGTGGGTTTCGTGTCCGACGTGCTCGAATTCGACGGCGCGCGCCTGCGCGGCCTGGACC
It includes:
- the polA gene encoding DNA polymerase I; the encoded protein is MKRLVLIDGSGYLYRAYHAFKAQGRDLTAPDGHPTGALFGVVNMLRSTLAERPDYVAFVVDAPGKTFRDDLDPQYKANRPPMPDDLRAQVLPMCEIVEALGIPILRIDGVEADDVIGTLALRAAGDAIDVTISTGDKDFAQLVRPGVVLVNTMSGSRMDSDEAVIAKFGVRPNQIVDLLSLMGDSVDNVPGVEKCGPKTAAKWLAEYDSLEGVIAHADQIKGKIGENLRAALGRLPLNRQLTTIKTDVELDRGPQQLALRERDTEALRGLYARYGFKQALREIEGAAATTANEIAADRAGLRATAAGHARSNAASETPDAALSAKGEYEAIVTQEQLDALVAALQSSEEFAFDSETDSLDPMMANLVGLSFATQPGRAVYIPLAHDYPGVPAQLDRAAVLDALRPVFADPARRKLGQHGKYDLHILRRHGVDVLGYADDTMLESFVYNATGSRHDMDSLAKRYLGYDTIKYADVAGKGAKQILFSQVALDDATKYAAEDADVTLRLHRVLGARLAAEPELEKVYREIEMPLVPVLERIEANGVMIDGDELRRQSQDLGKRMLAAQIKATELAGRTFNLDSPKQLQALLFDELKLPVLVKTPTGQPSTNEEALEAIADQHELPRVILEYRGLAKLRSTYTDKLSEMVNPHTGRVHTSYHQAGAATGRLASSDPNLQNIPIRTDDGRRIRRAFVAPEGRRLVACDYSQIELRIMAHLSEDPGLVRAFESGADVHRATAAEVFGKKSLDEVSSNERRAAKAINFGLMYGMSAFGLARQLGIGRGEAQDYIALYFSRYPGVRDFMERTRQDARDKGYVETVFGRRLYLENIKASNQGLRAGAERAAINAPMQGTAADIIKRAMIDIDGWLSQHADRAKMILQVHDELVFEVDSAFADTLIAQATQRMATAATLRVPLVVDTGIGINWDEAH
- a CDS encoding DUF2782 domain-containing protein — protein: MAGCASMGGASDDPTAALKGAEVYTHSVENGDTVEEYRVGGQLRAVKVTPSRGPVYYLVDNDGDGRLDSSKGEGTVSPVYYKLFSW
- a CDS encoding GNAT family N-acetyltransferase, encoding MTAAEIRTIVGDTELRAVWPVVSQLRPEFDEARFLAQMHRQIAEGCRATVAYDAQGVPRAFACWRVMEMLAVGLHVYVDDLITDEAVRGQGYGKAMLDWLKAEAKRLGCVRLQLDSGTHRQDAHAFYLRERLRIEAFHFGVKLD
- a CDS encoding GNAT family N-acetyltransferase; translated protein: MHPDDPTTTHAAAPQSRIETASESEAEAICAGLRGFNSEIIGAYEFRSLWLAARDADGRVIGGVVGYVGLGWLHLEVLWVEQAARGRGLGAALLLQAERRAREWGARQVHLDTFDWQAEGFYLKHGYREFGRLHDFPPGRQRLFLQKSLSSE
- a CDS encoding S9 family peptidase; this translates as MSARFVFAAALALCVLPSSVSPARAADLHADPRNLQPKDLFDLEWADAPSMSPDGRRIVYQRKFFDIMKDRRRSNLWLIDADSGKQRPLTSGAYGDGAAVWSPSGDRIAWVSDRDGSAQIWVRWMDSGQQSPISRLSEGPSNLAWSPDGRWIAFTQHVAADTTPLAKLPDKPEGAQWADGVKLIDRMNYRADGAGYLKPGYEHVFVMPADGGTPRQITQGDFDYESTPVWSRDGRSLYVVSNRGPEADYHPIDQDIYRVDVASGATVALTDRRGPDVSPTLSPDGRQLAYLGYDDRKLGYQVAHLYVLDLDSGASRALTERFDYEIENPRWDSQGRGLYFGYDREGVSHLGWIGASGGAVESVSDDVGGTAVGRPYPGGSFSVGGGRVAYTHGSASRMADVAVVARGGKSRVLTDLNADSLARKRLGEVETLWTKSSADGLSVQGWIVKPPQFEAGKRYPLLLEIHGGPYANYGPRFAVETQLYAAAGYVVLYVNPRGSTSYGQAFADYIHQNYPSHDYDDLMSAVDATIAKGYVDPQQLYVTGGSGGGVLTAWIVGHTDRFRAAVVAKPVINWTSFALTSDGPSYITQHWFPGPPWQAQENYWKRSPLAYVGNVTTPTMLITGESDYRTPISETEQYYTALKLHRVDSAMIRIPGASHGIGARPSETLAQVLNTLGWFERYRNKPASVSAKPDAASANTQTQAAAQSEPAG
- a CDS encoding phytase: MRPTVCVSALLPVLLALSACATPESPRASDPSKPLVEREPDERGGADTDPLLSRSGVAHQVVEEAFVTPATQQDNIDSPAVWRAPNGRLWLLATAKQGGALTIYDGDDGRAVGRFGREGDALGEFRRPNGIAVLGDLAFVVERDNRRVQVLSLSMPAAASREVGVADTRTPQLRALMSFGQQQLQQPYGLWVRALGPQQIEVIVTDAYMAGEDADGNEIPPPLEQLGRRMQRYRLQLGAATPVAQHVAAFGDTSAAGAIRVPESIWGDPANDRLLIAEEDLSTGTAVRDYTLDGRYRGQTIGQDLFKAQAEGIALWQCEDGSGYWIATDQFKDRSVFHVFDRVSLRHLGAFAGKTVGNTDGVWLQQNGSVRFPDGVFYAVHDDQAVGAFDWRGIAQALGLRSRCSG